In Desulfofustis limnaeus, the genomic stretch GACAACGACCATGACGGCATGCACCTTGTTGCTCGTCGACGATGAGCCGTCCTTCCTCGAGGCGACCGCCGAACGGATCCGCCTGCGGGACCTGACCGTCATCTGCGCCTCCTCCGGACAGGAGGCTCTGGACCGGCTGGAGCTCGTACCGGGAATCGACGTGGTGTTGCTCGATGTGTCCATGCCCGGCATGGACGGTATCGAGACCCTGACGCGCATCAAACAGCGCTGCCCTCTCGTAGAGGTGATCATGCTCACCGGCGCCGCATCGGTGCCTACCGCCATCGACTCCATCAAGCGCGGCGCCTTTGACTATCAGACCAAACCCGTCGATCTCGACTCGCTGCTCGGCACGGTGGAGCAGGCCCTCAACAAACGACGCAGGAAGCAGGACAAGCTGCTTGACGCCCGAATGCGCCCCTATGTGACCAAACGGGAGCGCGATGAACTGATCGCCGCGATTTTGGCGGAATGAGTACGGAACCGTGGAAGGGAACAGGCGCTATCACACCCGGTGTCAGCTGCTTGTTGCGGTACTCTGCGTCCTGTTTATCCTGCTGCCTTCCCAGGCCGGTACCAGCGGCGATCAATCGGCATCTCCCAAGCTTGATAGCAGTGCCGAAATCCGACTGCTCCTGGACATGATTGCAACATCCGATTGCCGGTTCAAGCGCAACGGCACGTGGCACCAAGCTGACGCTGCGGCCCGCCATATCGAAAGAAAATATCATGCCGTCAAGGAAAGAGGGTTGATCGAAACAACGGTAGATTTCATCACCTATGCGGCCACCAGGAGCAGCCTTACCGGCAAAGAGTATCTGGTGCAGTGTGGTAACGAACCAGCCGTTTCCAGTGCCCGCTGGCTTCATGCCACCCTTGCCGAACTGCGTGTTCATGGTACCAAAAAACACGCCCCGAAAAAGGTGCCGTGAACCATATCGGTCATTGCCGTAACAGCTGAGCAAGTGTAGGATCGTGGCCTTCAACTCGACAAAACGACCCCCTGCCCTTCGCTGGTGAACGAAATGCCCACCCCTCAGAGCCCCCGGCTGAGCCACAACAATTTCGATCTGCTCCGCCTGTTGTTCGCCGGTACGGTCTGCCTCGTTCACTGTCACGAACTCTCCGGGTTGCCGCACCTCGGAACCATAACCCGTTTTCTCTCTTCAGCCGTGGCGGTCAAATCCTTCTTTGTCATCAGCGGCTTCCTCATCTTCATGAGTTGCGAGCGCTCCCGCTCGTTGACCCGTTATGCCGGCAAAAGGATGAGGCGCATTTACCCAGCCTACGCCACCGTAATAGTCGTGGCCGCTTTTGGCCTGGTCGCGGTCAGTGCCGAATCAACCGCCACTTACTTCTCACAGGAATGGCTCCGCTACCTGCTGGCCAACCTCGTTTTTCTCAATTTTCTTCAACCGACGTTGCCGGGCGTCTTCGAGGGCAATCGGGTGGCCGCGATAAACGGCGCCCTGTGGACCTTGAAAATCGAGGTGCTTTTTTACCTCAGCGTCCCCTTGTTCATCCTGCTCTTCAAACGATTCGGGCGATTAACGGTTCTTTTCAGCGGTTATGGTCTATCGATCGTCTACGCGCTGACCTGCTCCTCCCTGGCCGAACGGACCGGTCTCGCCTTTTACGAACAGCTCGGCCGGCAACTGCCGGGGCAATTGGGCTATTTTTTAGCCGGCGCCTTCTTTTATTACTATCTCCCCTGGCTGGAAAAACGACCATGGCAGTTCCTGATCCCGGCGCTGCTGTTGCTCCTGGTCGATCGTGCTTTCTTGCCGCTGCCGGCCCTGGAACCCTTCGCCCTGGCGACCACGGTCGTTTTTTTCGCGCTCTTCGGGCCGGTGATTCCGGCCGGCCGTTACGGCGATTTTTCCTATGGAGTCTACATCCTGCATTTTCCTCTCATCCAGCTCTTATGGCACGACGGGCGGCTGAACGACTCACCCTGGCTCTTTCTCGCCGTTACGGTTGTCCTGACCGTGACCAGCGCCATATTTTTGTGGCATGGCGTCGAGAAACGGTTCCTCCTGCGCAGCAGCCATTACATGGCCGCCACGGCTTCCACCTCCACCGAGCCGCAGACCCGAGATGACGGTGCCGTTGGTCACCATCCTTCCCGCCGCCGCTAAAAATGACTGTCGCCGGCAGGTTCCCCGGCACCGTCATGCATGTACGCAGACCACGGTTGTGCCCACCCTACCTCATTCTTTGCTTCGGGTGATTACTTTTGCGGGACAATGCCTATGGTATATTCATCTGTTGATCTGGAGTCGGTAGTACAATCGTCACCAATCACGTGTGTCATCTTCCCGTTAGCTGAGCAGTTTATTACTTTTTTTCTCAGGAGGAAACCATGGGACTATTCGATTACGTCAAGGACATCGGGAAAAAGTTGTTCAATCGTGAGGAAGAAGCGGCTGATCAGATCAAAAAACACATCGAGAAAGACAATCCCGGTGTGACCGACCTGAAAGTCAGTTTCACGAAAGGAGTCGTCTCTCTTGCCGGTAAGGCGAGCAGCGCCGCAGCCATGGAGAAAGCGGTGCTGATGGCGGGCAACGTTCAGGGCGTAACCAATGTCAACGCCGATGTACTCGAGGCCCCTCCCAGTCAAGAAAAAGTCGATTATTACGAAATCAAAAAAGGAGACACCCTCTCCGCCATCGCCAAACAGTTCTACGGAAAAGCCAGCGACTATCCGCGAATCTTCGAAGCGAATCGAGAGGTAATCAAGGATCCGAATCTGATTTATCCCGGCCAGAAAATTCGCATTCCGCTCGAGTGATCAACAACCACGATCGGTATCGATCCCGCCGCTTCCGAAGATCAAGAGAAAGGATCGGTGCACACTACTTCTCGTGAGGAGATAAGACCATGAATATCGGTGCATTGTTGGGAACATTGATGCAATCGGGAATGACGTCATCAACCACACAACGTTTGGAGTCCGCCCTCGGAGGTCGAAGCGGCGGTCTGCTGGAAAGCCTTGGCAGCATGCTCGGCGGGCAACAAGCCGGCAGCGGCCTCGGCGGTGCTCTTCCCGGAACACGGGCGAGTGGCAGTGGCAACCTCGGCGGCATGCTCGGCGATGTTCTGCAGCAGGTCGAACGATCGGTCGGCGGCAAGCAAAATGTGGCCTTGGGCGGATTGGGGGCACTGGCCGGAGCCCTGCTGGGAGGCGGCAAGAAGTCCATGGGTGGCGCTCTCGGCGGCGGTGTGATGGCACTCCTCGGCGCCATGGCGATGAAGGCGTTACAGGGTAGCAGCCAAGCCTCAGGCCGGATACCACAAGGGTTACTCGAGCCTCAGAACACCAGTGAGCAGCAGGATCTCGAGCGAGAGGCCGAGTTGGTCCTGCGAGCCATGATCAACGCAGCCAAGGCGGATGGTCAGATCGACCGTCAGGAGATTGAGCGGATCGTCGGTAAATTGCAGGAGGTGAATGCCGACCAGGAGGATCAGCGTTTTGTCAGTGAACTCCTGCGACAACCCATGGAAACAGAGGCGCTGTTCACCGCCGCCCAGGGGCAACCGGAGCGTGCGGCTCAACTCTATGCCGCCTCCCTGATGGCCATCGAAGTCAATACCCCGGCAGAGCGCACCTATCTGCAAAACCTGGCCGCCGGGCTGCGCCTCTCCCCGGAGGTAACGGGTCGCATCGAACAGATGGTCGGGCTGCAGGCGTCCCCGGTCTGATCTTACGGATCACCGGTAACGTAACACCCCAGACGAAAAAGGAATAGCTATGGAACCACAATCATTACTCCTCTTTCTGCTGATCGGCCTGGCTGCCGGATGGCTCGCCGGTCGTATCATGAAAGGCGGCGGCTTCGGCCTCATTGGCAACATGGTGGTCGGCGTGATTGGCGCCGTTCTCGGTGGTTGGCTCTTCGGCCTGTTCGGCATCGCGCTGGGCGGCTTGTTCGGCTCGCTGGTGACGGCAGTGGTCGGTGCCGTCGTGCTCTTATATCTGATCAAACTGATAAAGCGAGCCTGATCAGGCGCTTCGACCCCGGCTGATCGTATCGGTCAGGCCGGGGACCACCAGCCAGCAAACCCTACACCATCCTATGACCATGACAACCGCCACACGCATGCCGGCTCTTTTCCTCGGACATGGTAACCCGATGAATGCCATCGATCCCAACCGCTTCCACCGCGGTTGGCAGGAACTGGGCCAGCGGCTGCCGA encodes the following:
- a CDS encoding DUF5329 family protein — its product is MEGNRRYHTRCQLLVAVLCVLFILLPSQAGTSGDQSASPKLDSSAEIRLLLDMIATSDCRFKRNGTWHQADAAARHIERKYHAVKERGLIETTVDFITYAATRSSLTGKEYLVQCGNEPAVSSARWLHATLAELRVHGTKKHAPKKVP
- the lysM gene encoding peptidoglycan-binding protein LysM; protein product: MGLFDYVKDIGKKLFNREEEAADQIKKHIEKDNPGVTDLKVSFTKGVVSLAGKASSAAAMEKAVLMAGNVQGVTNVNADVLEAPPSQEKVDYYEIKKGDTLSAIAKQFYGKASDYPRIFEANREVIKDPNLIYPGQKIRIPLE
- a CDS encoding acyltransferase family protein codes for the protein MPTPQSPRLSHNNFDLLRLLFAGTVCLVHCHELSGLPHLGTITRFLSSAVAVKSFFVISGFLIFMSCERSRSLTRYAGKRMRRIYPAYATVIVVAAFGLVAVSAESTATYFSQEWLRYLLANLVFLNFLQPTLPGVFEGNRVAAINGALWTLKIEVLFYLSVPLFILLFKRFGRLTVLFSGYGLSIVYALTCSSLAERTGLAFYEQLGRQLPGQLGYFLAGAFFYYYLPWLEKRPWQFLIPALLLLLVDRAFLPLPALEPFALATTVVFFALFGPVIPAGRYGDFSYGVYILHFPLIQLLWHDGRLNDSPWLFLAVTVVLTVTSAIFLWHGVEKRFLLRSSHYMAATASTSTEPQTRDDGAVGHHPSRRR
- a CDS encoding response regulator produces the protein MTACTLLLVDDEPSFLEATAERIRLRDLTVICASSGQEALDRLELVPGIDVVLLDVSMPGMDGIETLTRIKQRCPLVEVIMLTGAASVPTAIDSIKRGAFDYQTKPVDLDSLLGTVEQALNKRRRKQDKLLDARMRPYVTKRERDELIAAILAE
- a CDS encoding tellurite resistance TerB family protein, whose translation is MNIGALLGTLMQSGMTSSTTQRLESALGGRSGGLLESLGSMLGGQQAGSGLGGALPGTRASGSGNLGGMLGDVLQQVERSVGGKQNVALGGLGALAGALLGGGKKSMGGALGGGVMALLGAMAMKALQGSSQASGRIPQGLLEPQNTSEQQDLEREAELVLRAMINAAKADGQIDRQEIERIVGKLQEVNADQEDQRFVSELLRQPMETEALFTAAQGQPERAAQLYAASLMAIEVNTPAERTYLQNLAAGLRLSPEVTGRIEQMVGLQASPV
- a CDS encoding GlsB/YeaQ/YmgE family stress response membrane protein encodes the protein MEPQSLLLFLLIGLAAGWLAGRIMKGGGFGLIGNMVVGVIGAVLGGWLFGLFGIALGGLFGSLVTAVVGAVVLLYLIKLIKRA